One genomic region from Salvelinus fontinalis isolate EN_2023a chromosome 18, ASM2944872v1, whole genome shotgun sequence encodes:
- the LOC129815169 gene encoding chromodomain-helicase-DNA-binding protein 5-like isoform X4, with protein sequence MPGSLISNEDEGQEDMDFEDEIPDEDEEGQHNTVPLTPLDSFFTDNDSLKQQKKKKLKKMKEGKMPKVKKRKKEGGGGGGVGGGGSDLKKQAPEQEDDRPLQGPEIGSESESSTYAPTTKKKKKPKEKKPKRKKREEEEEDDDDDDDEDDENNKEPKSSSQLMQEWGLEDVQYGFTEEDYTTLTNYKAFSQFLRPLIAKKNPKIPMSKMMTVLGAKWREFSANNPFKGTSATAVAAAVAAAVETVTVASPTSVKEITTLSSSQPGQIRKAKTKDGKGPGVRRKTKTVKEVKKKSKGKKTKSKKKASSSEEDFGLEESDFDDVSIHSASVRSDTSGNAKKKARKGRKKRKREDGDGYETDHQDYCEVCQQGGEIILCDTCPKAYHLVCLDPELEKAPEGKWSCPHCEKEGIQWEAKDDDDEEEEVAVEEEDDHLEFCRVCKDGGELLCCDTCPSSYHIHCLNPPLPEIPNGEWLCPRCMCTPPKGKVQRILHWIWGDPPLPMEVPPGPNGETVDPLVQPPLKGHPERELFVKWAGLSYWHCSWVSELQLELYHAVMYRNYQRKNDMDEPPPYDYGSGEEELNNEKRKSKDPQYAAMEERFYRYGIKPEWMVIHRILNHSYDKDGDVHYMIKWRDLPYDQCTWEVDDFDVPEYHNAKHSYWDHREQMIGDDQRPLVVRKGKKGKEEEKRREREIPPNAPIIDPTIKFEHQPWYINATGGTLHPYQLEGLNWLRFSWAQGTDTILADEMGLGKTVQTIVFLYSLYKEGHSKGPYLVSAPLSTIINWEREFEMWAPDFYVVTYTGDKESRAVIRENEFTFEDSAVKTGRKVFRMKKDTAIKFHVLLTSYELITIDQTILGSINWACLVVDEAHRLKNNQSKFFRILNGYKIYYKLLLTGTPLQNNLEELFHLLNFLTPERFNNLDGFLEEFADISKEDQIKKLHDLLGPHMLRRLKADVFKNMPSKTELIVRVELSPMQKKYYKFILTRNFEALNSKGGGNQVSLLNIMMDLKKCCNHPYLFPVAAVEAPVLPNGSYDGNQLVKSSGKLTLLQKMLRKLKDEGHRVLIFSQMTKMLDLLEDFLEYEGYKYERIDGGITGGLRQEAIDRFNAPGAQQFCFLLSTRAGGLGINLATADTVIIYDSDWNPHNDIQAFSRAHRIGQNKKVMIYRFVTRASVEERITQVAKRKMMLTHLVVRPGLGSKTGSMSKQELDDILKFGTEELFKDEMEAAARAMGSHQKLCKNNGDIKDGDEGSVIHYDDNAISKLLDRSQNATEDTEIQNMNEYLSSFKVAQYVVKDEDAEEEPQREIIKQEENVDPDYWEKLLRHHYEQQQEDLARNLGKGKRIRKQVNYNDTSQEDQEWQDDLSDNHSEYSVGSEDEDEDFEERPEGGRRHSRRQLKSDRDKPLPPLLARVGGNIEVLGFNARQRKAFLNAIMRWGMPPQDAFNSHWLVRDLRGKSEKEFRAYVSLFMRHLCEPGADGAETFADGVPREGLSRQHVLTRIGVMSLVRKKVQEFEHVNGKYSTPDLIPIGLDLKKLTESLSSDPNTPVPASPAATPQPPGSPVPPEKMDSISGPAEDKEPTEQECKKLPELETHVSTESSSQVEKTDIAPDSDETANGSTEDKPVSSEESSEMTDIPSALIEPSINPKEPPSIHTELSSNQSSPKVEPCRETEKSLEKGDSDPAPAKPEEKELNPVVSDEAKSEDLLVHDGRLNGEKEAQEEMEEVRRELLEKNGFKMRFMFNIADGGFTELHTLWQNEERAAVSSGKMYDIWHRRHDYWLLAGIVTHGYARWQDIQNDPRYAIHNEPFKTEMHKGNYLEMKNKFLARRFKLLEQALVIEEQLRRAAYLNMTQDPSHPAMALNTRFAEVECLAESHQHLSKESLAGNKPANAVLHKVLNQLEELLSDMKADVTRLPNMLSRIPPVSSRLQMSERSILSRLTSRGNEPPPQQPFGQGSFACSQMYSTGFGGSFRGPAGEAMVNYSQMPLGPYVSVSNGPPPPSSHLDKKSCDHLRDVTTPDLKSGKPSDVICIED encoded by the exons ATGCCTGGGTCGTTAATAAGCAATGAAGACGAGGGACAAGAGGACATGGATTTTGAAGACGAAATACCAG atgaggatgaggagggtcAACATAACACTGTCCCGCTCACACCTCTGGACAGCTTTTTCACTGACAACGACTCCCTCAAacaacagaagaagaagaaactcAAAAAGATGAAGGAGGGGAAGATGCCCAAAGTCAAGAAGAGGAAAAAGGAG ggaggaggaggtggaggagtaggAGGTGGTGGCAGTGACTTGAAGAAGCAGGCCCCTGAGCAGGAGGATGACCGTCCACTGCAGGGTCCAGAGATTGGCTCAGAGAGCGAGAGCAGCACCTACGCCCCTAccacaaagaagaagaagaaacctAAGGAGAAGAAACCCAAAcggaagaagagagaagaggaggaggaggatgacgatgatgatgatgacgaagaTGATGAAAATAATAAG GAGCCCAAGTCGTCCAGCCAGCTGATGCAGGAGTGGGGTCTGGAGGATGTGCAGTATGGCTTCACAGAGGAGGACTATACAACCCTCACCAACTACAAGGCCTTCAGCCAGTTCCTCAG GCCACTTATTGCCAAGAAGAACCCTAAGATCCCCATGTCAAAGATGATGACAGTGTTAGGGGCCAAGTGGCGAGAGTTCAGCGCTAACAACCCCTTCAAAGGCACCTCTGCAACTGCTGTGGCTGCTGCGGTGGCTGCTGCCGTGGAAACAGTCACCGTTGCCTCGCCCACCTCTGTCAAAGAGATCACTACACTGTCAAGTTCTCAGCCTGGGCAAATCAGAAAAGCCAAAACCAAAGATGGAAAGG GGCCTGGGGTTCGACGGAAAACAAAGACTGTAAAGGAGGTAAAGAAGAAAAGTAAAGGGAAGAAGACCAAATCAAAGAAGAAAGCATCCTCG AGTGAGGAGGACTTTGGGCTGGAGGAGTCGGACTTTGATGATGTCAGCATCCACAGTGCCTCGGTGCGCTCTGATACCTCGGGGAATGCCAAGAAGAAAGCCCGGAAGGGTCGGAAAAAAAGGAAAA GAGAGGATGGGGACGGCTATGAGACAGACCACCAGGACTACTGTGAGGTGTGCCAGCAGGGAGGGGAGATCATCCTGTGTGACACCTGTCCCAAAGCCTATCACCTGGTGTGTCTGGACCCTGAGCTGGAGAAAGCTCCCGAGGGCAAGTGGAGCTGCCCTCACTGT GAGAAGGAGGGCATCCAGTGGGAGGCCAAAGATGATgacgatgaggaagaggaggttgCGGTTGAGGAAGAGGACGACCACCTGGAGTTCTGCAGAGTGTGTAAAGACGGAGGGGAGCTGCTGTGCTGTGACACCTGCCCCTCCTCCTACCATATCCACTGCCTCAACCCTCCACTGCCTGAGATACCCAATGGGGAGTGGCTGTGCCCACGCTGCATG TGCACACCTCCGAAGGGGAAGGTACAGAGGATTCTCCACTGGATTTGGGGGGATCCCCCCTTACCCATGGAGGTGCCCCCTGGCCCCAATGGAGAGACTGTGGACCCGCTGGTACAGCCCCCCCTGAAGGGCCACCCGGAGAGGGAGCTGTTTGTCAAGTGGGCTGGTCTCTCCTACTGGCACTGCTCCTGGGTCAGTGAACTGCAG TTGGAGCTGTACCACGCGGTGATGTACCGTAACTACCAGCGTAAGAACGACATGGACGAGCCCCCTCCGTACGACTACGGCTCTGGGGAGGAGGAGCTGAACAACGAGAAGAGGAAGAGTAAAGACCCGCAGTACGCTGCCATGGAGGAGAGATTCTACCGCTACGGCATCAAGCCAGAGTGGATGGTCATCCACAGGATCCTCAACCACAG TTATGATAAGGATGGGGATGTGCACTACATGATCAAGTGGAGAGACCTGCCCTATGACCAGTGCACCTGGGAGGTGGATGACTTTGACGTCCCTGAGTATCACAACGCCAAACACTCCTATTGGGACCACAG GGAGCAGATGATTGGTGACGACCAGCGCCCTTTAGTTGTGAGAAAGGGAAAGAAGGgcaaagaggaggagaagaggagggagagagaaatcccTCCTAACGCTCCAATTATAGAT CCTACCATCAAGTTTGAACATCAACCCTGGTACATCAATGCCACTGGGGGAACCCTACACCCATACCAGCTGGAGGGGTTGAACTGGTTACGGTTCTCCTGGGCACAGGGCACAGACACTATCCTAGCAGACGAGATGGGCCTGGGCAAGACTGTCCAGACCATCGTGTTCCTCTACTCACTCTACAAGGAG GGTCACTCCAAAGGGCCATACCTGGTCAGTGCTCCCCTGTCCACCATCATCAACTGGGAGAGGGAGTTTGAGATGTGGGCCCCAGACTTCTACGTGGTCACCTACACTGGGGACAAAGAAAGCCGGGCGGTCATCAGGGAGAACGAGTTCACCTTCGAGGACAGTGCGGTCAAAACAGGCCGCAAGGTCTTCCGTATGAAG AAAGACACGGCCATCAAGTTCCATGTGTTGCTGACGTCATATGAGCTAATCACCATCGATCAGACCATTCTGGGCTCCATTAACTGGGCCTGTCTAGTGGTGGATGAGGCCCACAGACTGAAGAACAACCAGTCAAAG TTTTTCAGAATTCTCAATGGTTATAAGATCTACTATAAGCTACTACTGACTGGCACTCCTCTGCAGAACAACCTGGAGGAGCTGTTTCACCTGCTCAACTTCCTCACCCCAGAAAGATTCAA TAACCTGGATGGCTTCCTGGAGGAGTTTGCAGACATCTCCAAGGAGGACCAGATCAAGAAGCTGCATGATCTGTTGGGCCCACACATGCTCAGGAGACTGAAGGCTGACGTCTTCAAGAACATGCCTTCCAAGACAGAGCTCATTGTACGAGTGGAGCTCAGCCCCATGCAGAA GAAGTACTACAAGTTTATCCTGACGCGGAACTTTGAGGCGCTCAACTCCAAGGGCGGGGGCAACCAGGTGTCCCTGCTCAACATCATGATGGACCTGAAGAAGTGCTGCAACCACCCCTACCTGTTCCCCGTGGCAGCcgtg GAGGCACCAGTGTTACCCAATGGCTCTTATGATGGGAACCAGCTGGTCAAGTCCTCAGGTAAACTCACCCTGCTCCAGAAGATGCTAAGGAAACTCAAAGATGAAGGACACAGAGTTCTCATCTTCTCCCAGATGACTAAGATGCTGGATCTGCTTGAGGACTTTCTGGAATACGAGGGCTACAAATATGAACGCATTGATGGAGGCATCACAGGGGGACTACGACAGGAGGCTATCGACCGCTTCAACG CACCGGGTGCTCAGCAGTTCTGCTTCCTGCTCTCCACCCGAGCTGGAGGCTTGGGCATCAACCTGGCCACGGCAGACACCGTCATCATCTACGACTCAGACTGGAACCCTCACAACGATATCCAG GCATTCAGCAGGGCCCACCGTATAGGTCAGAATAAGAAGGTGATGATCTATCGCTTTGTGACGCGAGCTAGCGTGGAGGAGCGCATCACCCAGGTGGCCAAGAGGAAGATGATGCTGACCCACCTGGTGGTGAGGCCCGGCCTGGGCTCCAAGACCGGCTCCATGTCCAAACAGGAGCTGGACGACATCCTCAAGTTCGGCACCGAGGAGCTCTTCAAGGACGAGATGGAGGCAGCCGCACGGGCCATGGGTTCCCATCAAAAACTCTGTAAGAATAATG GGGACATAAAGGATGGAGATGAGGGCAGTGTCATTCACTATGATGACAATGCCATCTCCAAGCTGCTGGACCGTAGCCAGAATGCCACGGAGGACACTGAGATCCAGAACATGAACGAATACCTCAGCTCCTTCAAGGTGGCCCAGTACGTGGTCAAAGACGAGGACGCAGAG GAGGAGCCCCAGCGGGAGATCATTAAGCAGGAGGAGAATGTGGATCCAGACTATTGGGAGAAGCTGCTGAGGCACCATTATGAGCAGCAACAGGAGGATCTGGCCCGCAACCTGGGCAAAGGCAAACGCATCCGCAAGCAGGTCAACTACAACGACACGTCTCAGGAGGACCAAG AGTGGCAGGATGATCTTTCAGACAATCATTCCGAGTACTCCGTGGGGTCCGAGGACGAGGACGAAGATTTCGAGGAGAGGCCGGAAG GTGGGCGCAGGCATTCTCGCAGGCAGCTGAAGAGTGACAGGGACAAACCTCTGCCACCCCTGCTAGCGCGCGTAGGGGGCAACATCGAG GTGCTGGGGTTCAACGCCCGTCAGCGGAAGGCCTTCCTCAACGCTATCATGCGCTGGGGCATGCCTCCTCAGGACGCCTTCAACTCTCACTGGCTGGTCAGAGACCTGAGAGGGAAGAGTGAGAAAGAGTTCAG GGCCTACGTGTCCCTGTTCATGAGACATCTTTGTGAGCCCGGGGCAGACGGGGCGGAGACCTTTGCAGATGGGGTTCCACGAGAAGGGCTGTCCCGCCAGCATGTCCTCACCAGGATTGGGGTTATGTCTCTGGTCAGGAAAAAG GTCCAGGAGTTTGAGCATGTCAATGGGAAATACAGCACTCCAGACCTGATCCCTATTGGACTGGACCTGAAGAAACTGACTGAGAGTCTGTCCTCTGACCCCAACACCCCCGTCCCTGCTAGCCCTGCTGCCACACCCCAGCCTCCTGGAAGTCCTGTCCCACCAG AGAAGATGGACTCGATCTCAGGGCCTGCTGAAGACAAGGAGCCCACAGAACAGGAATGCAAGAAGCTACCAGAACTGGAG ACTCATGTTAGTACAGAGTCATCTTCCCAGGTAGAGAAGACGGACATCGCTCCTGACAGTGATGAGACAGCGAATGGCAGCACAGAGGACAAACCAGTCTCCTCAGAGGAGAGTAGTGAAATGACAGACATACCCTCCGCACTGATAGAGCCATCCATCAATCCTAAAGAGCCTCCTTCCATACATACAGAGCTGTCGTCCAATCAAAGCTCACCAAAAG TGGAGCCCTGTCGAGAGACAGAGAAGTCCTTAGAAAAAGGAGACAGTGATCCTGCCCCAGCCAAACCTGAGGAGAAGGAACTGAATCCAG TTGTTTCAGACGAGGCCAAGAGCGAGGACTTGCTCGTGCACGATGGACGGCTGAATGGAGAAAAAGAAGcacaggaggagatggaggaggtcaGGAGGGAATTACTGGAGAAGAATGGTTTCAAGATGAGGTTCATGTTCAACATTGCCGACGGAGGCTTCACAG AGCTGCACACCCTGTGGCAGAACGAGGAGCGGGCTGCCGTGTCATCTGGGAAGATGTATGACATCTGGCACCGTCGCCACGACTACTGGCTACTGGCTGGCATCGTAAC ACATGGCTATGCCCGCTGGCAGGACATTCAGAACGATCCACGCTATGCCATCCACAATGAGCCCTTCAAGACTGAGATGCACAAGGGAAATTACCTGGAGATGAAGAACAAGTTCCTGGCTCGTCGCTTTAAG CTGTTAGAGCAGGCTCTGGTGATAGAGGAGCAGTTGAGGAGGGCAGCGTACCTGAATATGACCCAGGACCCCAGCCACCCGGCCATGGCCCTGAACACTCGCTTTGCTGAGGTGGAGTGTCTGGCAGAGTCTCACCAGCATCTGTCCAAGGAGTCTCTGGCTGGAAACAAGCCGGCCAACGCCGTGCTGCACAAAG TACTGAACCAGCTGGAGGAGCTGCTGAGTGATATGAAGGCAGATGTGACGCGGCTTCCCAACATGTTGTCCCGGATCCCCCCAGTGTCTTCGCGTCTGCAGATGTCTGAGAGGAGCATCCTCAGCCGCCTCACCAGCCGCGGCAACGAACCTCCGCCCCAACAG CCGTTCGGCCAGGGCTCATTTGCCTGTTCCCAGATGTACAGCACTGGCTTTGGGGGCAGTTTCCGGGGGCCTGCAGGTGAGGCCATGGTCAACTATAGCCAGATGCCCCTGGGACCCTATGTCAGTG TGTCCAACGGCCCCCCACCCCCATCCAGCCACTTGGACAAGAAGTCCTGCGACCACCTGAGGGATGTCACCACCCCTGACCTTAAGTCAGGCAAGCCCAGTGATGTTATCTGTATTGAAGATTAG